AGGTCGCCCGCGATCCCGATTATCAGCTCACGGTCGAGGACATTCGGCGATGGGAGCGGCGCTATGGACGAATCCCTCGCGGAGCTGTTGTGTTCATGCGCACAGGATGGGATGCGCGGTGGGAGAATCCGGAGGCGTATCGAAATCGAGATGCTCAAGGGGTGATGCATTTCCCTGGGTTCTCGCCGGAGGCGGCGGAATTCCTCGTTCGCGAACGGCGGATTCACGGCATCGGCATTGACACGCTCAGCGTGGATTTCGGGCCCTCGAAGGACTTTCGCGTGCATCACATCATGCACGGAGCGGGGAAGTATCATCTGGAGAACGTCGCGCGATTGGGTCTACTGCCTCCTCGTGGAGCGATCATCATCATCGGCGTGCTTCCGATCGAGGGAGGATCCGGCGGACCGGCGCGCGTCTTCGCGCTCTTGCCCTGACGATGTTCTGGCCCGTGGTGGCGCTGGCAGCCGTGCAGAGCTGGGGATCCCTGTGGGTCGGGATTCGATATTGGAACTATGTGCGGGAGCACTTGAACGCAGATCCGCCGCCCTATTACCCCCCGGCTGCTGTGATCGTTCCGTGTCGCGGCGTGGATCCCGAGCTTCGCGAGAACGTGCGCGCGCTCCGGCAGCAGGAGTATCCCGAATACGAAGTGATCTTCGTCCTCGAATCGCATGCTGATCCGGCCTACGCCGTCATCCGAGAGGTCATCGAGCGGGAGCCGGGAGCGCCGGTCACGATCCTCGAAGCTGGGCGGGCGCGCGACTGCGGCCAGAAGGTGCACAACTTGCTCGTTGCCCTGGAGCATCTCGAAACGCGCTCAAGCGGAACGAAGCCCGAAGTCTATGTCTTCACCGACAGCGATGCGCTGCGCGATCGCTACTGGTTGCGGCATCTGATCGCCCCGCTGCGTGCGCTCGAGCTGGGGGCGACGACCGGGTACCGATGGTACATCCCAACAGGGAGCCTGGCCTCGCTCTTGCGCTCGCTCTGGAATGCGCCGATCGTGACGGCTCTCGGCCCTCATCCTCGCAATTTCGCTTGGGGGGGATCAATGGCGCTACGACGCGAGACGGCTGATCGCATTCGCTTGCGCGAATATTGGCGGGGAAGCGTCTCAGACGATTATCGGCTGACGGAAGCCCTTCGACGCGCTGGCGGATCGGTGGTCTTCGTCCCGCAATGCTTACTCCCGTCATTGAGCGAATGTTCACTGCGCGACGTGTTGGAATTCACTACGCGTCAGATCATCATCACGCGCCGATATGCTTTCCATCTCTGGGCGTTTCTTATGCTGGGCACGAGTCTTTTCCTGACCGCCTTCTTCTGGTCAGGCGCTCGTGCCATCGCTCAGTTCGCTTCAAAGGGAGAGGCGACTGAACCAGTGCTCGCTTTCCTCGCCATCTATGTTCCAGGTGTTCTAAAG
The genomic region above belongs to Blastocatellia bacterium and contains:
- a CDS encoding cyclase family protein, whose translation is MRKRTFAAALLTLAATVAAAPFVAAQGRVERVLAGRGRVVDLTHRLNPTIPYWPGEQYRPFEFRTIATLERDGVFSGFFAMPEHMGTHVDAPNHFVAGRASVDQLRPEQLIAPAVVIDVREKVARDPDYQLTVEDIRRWERRYGRIPRGAVVFMRTGWDARWENPEAYRNRDAQGVMHFPGFSPEAAEFLVRERRIHGIGIDTLSVDFGPSKDFRVHHIMHGAGKYHLENVARLGLLPPRGAIIIIGVLPIEGGSGGPARVFALLP
- a CDS encoding glycosyltransferase, yielding MFWPVVALAAVQSWGSLWVGIRYWNYVREHLNADPPPYYPPAAVIVPCRGVDPELRENVRALRQQEYPEYEVIFVLESHADPAYAVIREVIEREPGAPVTILEAGRARDCGQKVHNLLVALEHLETRSSGTKPEVYVFTDSDALRDRYWLRHLIAPLRALELGATTGYRWYIPTGSLASLLRSLWNAPIVTALGPHPRNFAWGGSMALRRETADRIRLREYWRGSVSDDYRLTEALRRAGGSVVFVPQCLLPSLSECSLRDVLEFTTRQIIITRRYAFHLWAFLMLGTSLFLTAFFWSGARAIAQFASKGEATEPVLAFLAIYVPGVLKAMVRTYAIERILTAYREQLRPYRAAHWFLYPLASMLFFYNCLIAAFSRRISWRGIRYELRAPDHTIVLS